In Salvelinus namaycush isolate Seneca chromosome 15, SaNama_1.0, whole genome shotgun sequence, a genomic segment contains:
- the pax9 gene encoding paired box protein Pax-9, with product MEPAFGEVNQLGGVFVNGRPLPNAIRLRIVELAQLGIRPCDISRQLRVSHGCVSKILARYNETGSILPGAIGGSKPRVTTPTVVKHIRTYKQRDPGIFAWEIRDRLLADGVCDKFNLPSVSSISRILRNKIGNLSQQSHYESSKQSSHQPPQPTLPYNHIYSYPTPIGASGTKVPTPPGMHSLPGHMAMHRIWPSSHSVTDILGIRSITEQQISDSSPFPSAKLEEWSVINRTHFPSSASSPLVNGVQDKPPHSIEPEAKYKQTQSGLPTVNSYVTAPSIPAYHPPTPVSPYMGYSATTSAYVTGPTWQPHSGSALYHHSCDNIAAPLAFKGMTAHHRDVIHHHAHPIPASAL from the exons ATGG AGCCAGCCTTTGGAGAGGTGAACCAGCTCGGCGGGGTTTTTGTCAACGGCAGACCACTTCCCAACGCAATCCGGCTGCGGATTGTAGAGCTCGCCCAGCTGGGCATCAGGCCTTGCGACATCAGCAGACAGCTCCGGGTCTCCCACGGCTGCGTCAGCAAGATACTGGCCCGGTACAACGAGACCGGCTCTATACTCCCGGGAGCGATCGGGGGCAGCAAACCACGGGTCACCACGCCTACAGTGGTCAAGCACATACGGACATACAAGCAGAGGGACCCGGGTATCTTCGCCTGGGAGATCCGGGACAGGCTACTGGCTGACGGAGTTTGTGACAAGTTCAATCTACCATCTGTGAGCTCCATCAGTAGGATCCTCCGCAACAAGATTGGGAATCTGTCCCAGCAGAGCCACTATGAGTCCAGCAAGCAGTCGTCTCACCAACCACCACAACCAACGCTACCCTACAACCACATATACTCGTATCCGACCCCCATCGGAGCCTCCGGGACCAAAGTACCAACCCCCCCGGGCATGCACTCCCTCCCAGGACACATGGCTATGCACAGGATATGGCCCTCCTCCCACTCGGTAACAGATATTCTGGGGATTCGGTCGATAACAGAGCAACAAA TTAGTGACAGTTCGCCCTTTCCCAGTGCCAAACTAGAAGAATGGAGCGTTATAAACAGGACACATTTTCCATCGTCGGCAAGCTCTCCACTAGTCAATGGCGTGCAGGATAAACCACCGCATTCTATAGAACCTGAAGCAAAATACAAACAG ACGCAGAGTGGCTTGCCCACAGTGAACAGTTATGTCACAGCGCCCAGCATCCCAGCCTACCACCCTCCCACCCCAGTGTCGCCCTACATGGGGTACAGCGCCACCACGTCGGCCTATGTGACCGGTCCCACATGGCAGCCGCACAGTGGCAGTGCTCTCTATCACCACAGCTGTGACAACATCGCCGCTCCGCTGGCCTTCAAGGGTATGACAGCCCACCACCGTGACGTCATCCACCACCATGCCCACCCCATCCCCGCCTCAGCACTGTAG